Below is a window of Gossypium hirsutum isolate 1008001.06 chromosome A12, Gossypium_hirsutum_v2.1, whole genome shotgun sequence DNA.
CAGCCATTTGCTCGGTCTTTAATGATCAGTTAGGTTTTAAAGAAACATGCTTTCAACAATCAACAACCATGAAAGAAATGACAAAGTCATATCAGAAGCAAAGCACATCATATTGATTGTGAAATTTCCATGTGGAATCTGGAGCCCTGAATAATGCTGCAGAGCCATCATCTCCAATGGGACACCCTTGCAACTTGGAGTTGACAACTTGAATGTCTCAAGTTCAAACCTTGGAGATAGGACAGAATCACCTCCCAATATATAGCAGCTATAGCTCAAGTCCAGTGGACCGACAGAATCACCTCCCAATATATAGCAGCTATAGCTCAAGTCCAGTGGACCACCATATACAGCAAAGAAACAATTATTAATGACCACCACCACCATAATTAGTTTCATTGTTGAAATGGTTAAAAGTCAGTTTTGGAATCCTAAACCCTAGTgttgtaaaatagtaaaaagtttTTCCTAGAGGCTATGACAGTGAAATTATCCTAAAAATAGAAAACCAAAGCTGGAAAACCATATGACATATGAAGCTACTTATGGCAATTGAAGTTTCCAGCATGCTGATCTGGGTTGTTTGTTCTTATGCTGATCTGGGTTGTTTGTTCTTAGTCCCTAAAAGAAAACTAAGCCAGAGAAGAGAAATGAAACTTACACCCAATTTAAGGTGTTTCCTATCATGTTATTATCACAAAGAAATATTAAAGTCATGAGATTCATGGCACTcaagtataaatatatatcaataaTGGAGCCTGCAGTCAAGGCAGATCCAAACTATAGACTATAGAGGCAAAGGTACTTCTGCTAAGGTGACAACAAtagaaaaacatgaaaaacaaATTCAAGGCATGTAGTATGATTCCCCAAAACTCACATTGAGAATTTGTTAGAATCCACTATCATATATATGTAGAGATTTGTATCTAACTTGTAGGCAACTTCTGTAGACAAAAATAGTAAGACCCAAAGCGCACAATACACAAAAATCATCTCACAAGTATCAAGTCTCTATAAATATACCACGGGATCCTCAGAAATTCCAAATGTGGGATTTGGGGTGTGGTAACAACTAGGTCCTAGAAATGTTCATTCTACTTTCCTTCAGCATCAAGCATGAATTCTGACTCCAAAAGTCTGACTTGCTCACGGAACAATGAGAAgtgaataataaaacttaatttaaattaaattgtctATTCAGACCAGAAAATGGAGAAGTGCAAAATTTGAGAGTAGGGGTGATAGTACACAAGATGAAAATTGCATATTGACATGCctatcaataattttattataagataGTATTTCAAGAAAGGACATTTAGGAACACCAGTAATAACCTTGGAGTTCTTGATTCACAAAAGCATGAAGAGCATGCCCCTTTGACTCAATAAGGAGGACTGGACGGCCTGCCTTCTTCAGAAATTCTTCATTTTCACCAACAATTATACTGCAATTCAAGGATACTCATACTATAAGCTGGTAAGGCTATATTACAATATCACAGAACCAAGACTTACTAAAGGCATATGCACACTCCAAAACCAAGTTGAATTTGGATCAAGTTAGCATACCAGAAGAGCTCTATATCTCAGATACTATAGTATAGATAAGAAACTTTGCTTCTCAAATGAAAGAAGGTTTCAAAGTTATGAAATACATACCACAGCAAGAAGATTTTAATTGggaaaagaattataaaattagCATAACACTGATTTCTCATATGGTTCCTTTTTTTTATGTTAACTATAAGCTTAGAAAGGCCAGAGCTCCAAATACATGCAATTCAGTTTTATGAATCCTTGTTAACCATATAGCACCCATAATTAATACTATAAGACACTGTACCACAACTATATCAGCATGATTCCTTCTTCGGGGGGGGGGGGAGGCAGTATCGGGCACCTATAAGTTATAACCTCCATAGCTAGTAGAAACATTGAACCACTATCAAGCGATGATAATCAGGTGATGGGAGATAAAATGAGTAAATTCACAAATCTATAAACACCAAAGATCCATATCATTAAGCCAATGATGGTGGAACAACATGACACGCTTCTACTTTAAGGCATGCCCCTTCATGCCGATTTATCAATCATTTAGTCATCCAAATCCTATTGAACTCTGAAAGACAAGTTTAGCCAGTTCCACAGAGAAATACAAACCTGGTGGTATACCAGAGGTAGTCAGTAGTATCTTTCGTGGTATTTATATGATCCACAAAACCATTTTTGGCAAAGTCAGCTACTCCCCAGATTCCAGCATTCTCCACAAACACATCCCATTTAAGAGCTTTCAAGCCTTTACTTGGGGACGTGACTGATGGCATCAACTCCTCGGGCATCATTTCAACTAGAGATGCCTGTGAACCTACCTGTTGACATATAGCAATCAGAGGCTGAGCTTTTTTTGGAGCAAGAGGGGCCCATGCCCCCTCCCACCTCCCCCACACCCAAAATTTTGACAATTcttcacatatatatgaatatatatatacatataaattcataCTGGTCccttcaaaataaatttatacattatagactaaaaaaaaagtaaaattaaattgttttttttttatttgaccaatttttgtttttaaactcttcaaattaaTCAATTTGTCATTCAAGTCACTGTCATATGTTCTGTGAACTTAGAACTGATTTTTCTAAATATTAGCCTTTTCTACAAAACTACAAGACATCTACTAAGAGTATTGAAAGGTTGGATTTTTTTATATCTTTGCCGCCCTGTGCTTGTCTTCTTCAATTTTCAACTCCAAATCCATAactagaaaatatatatatatatacatgctagTTTTACAAAGTTTCCCATCTTTTATGCATGTGAGAATTCCTTATCTTTGCTAAGTTTTGAATATTGAACAAGAACCCTTTTATTTTCTATGGCTAAAATATATATTAgcttgtttaaaaaattaaattcgttACATCCCAAGTCAGgaaactcaaaaagaaaaaaaaattgtttattctAGGAAATAAGATTAAGAGAGCAAAAAtggtatatattatatataggtatatatgtgtgcatgaaaatAACAGCAAAGTAGATATGTTTGCAACGAATTCAGTCAAAAATTATAACAAGAACATGTTCTATGAGATCGCAACTTTTTTCTTAAGCAATTTAATCTTGTAATTGCCCCCCACCCCCCACCCCccacaaagaaaaaagaaatatatatatgtgtgtatatataaatgTCAAGATCTGCCACTACAGGCAATTGATGAATGTTCAGACATTGATgtgtataaataatttttttgaaaaaaaaatgaaaatttaccttTGCCGTGTTAAACACAACATTCTTACAGTCGGGCAGAATGCTGACCGACCATGAAGGCAGGTGATATGACACATTCCGGAACACTACATTCTTGTCAGTTTTATCATCCAGGTTAGCAAGAAAGGCAGCACATACTTCTGAACCATCATCATAAACATCAGCCTGCAGTGAAGTGGTTGTTCAGATAACAAAAGTAAATCAAAAGAATAGAATAATTGAGTCATTAACACACAGAGTAAGTTTTAGATATCTGCGATAATGCCACATTTTAGAATAACATGGAAACAAGACAACAAAAACTAAAGGAGAAAACAAGTAACTCAAATATGTTAACTAAACGGGATTAATGACATAAGACATTCTAGCATCTTGCTACCTATCACAATATAATCAAAATTTCTACTCTTGTCCCGAAAATGACTTAAATATGTGCTGTTCTTATCAAGCAGCTACCTAATGTCCTGAGTATTTATCTAATTAAGAGTGCAGGTTACAGGATTTACATTTTGGtgaaaaagtactttttgacCTAGCTAAACAAATTCTCGTATCAGAGATTCTAAATTGAGAATCTACTTAATGTCCAGGTAAATTTGGCtgattaaaaatgtatattaCAGGATTGATATTTTGGTGAAATAGTACTTTTTGACCTAGCTGTTAGCATCAAAAGATTTTGTGAAAACAAATTGTTGTTTCAAATTCTAAATTGACTGTCTCATATTATGTTTTGTGTCTTCAAGGTTTCAATTTCCCTGAAAAACCTTTTTTTCCCCAGTGCCTCTGAGCAAAGGCTACATTTTAACAAAAACATCAAAAGCAACAATCACAGAAGGGATGTTTAAGATTCTTATAAAAGGGGGTTTTCTTGaactcaaaacaatttttttactcTCATGAAGGGAAGTTCTTTATGAATGAGGTAAGGTAGCAACTGCCACCAAACCTCTTTAGAAAAGTGAAAAGACAGAAGTAAAGGGGAACTTTAAAGTTGGTGATCTGCCCCCACATGAAGAGGTGAGCACCAAAGAGGTGGAGTAGTACTTAGGAAGAGCAACAATGATAGTAGATTAGGAGAGAAATACTGTTATCTGAAACTAACTGGTAATCAAAACAATTTAGAAATCAGGTAATTGCTATACTAGGAAATTTGACTAAAATGTTGCAAATGTTTAAACGGTATGATTTGGAGAACTCAATAATTTTCTAATATGTACTTATGTTgtctttttaagtttaaatgaaTCTAAAAAGATATTTCAAATTGGAAGATGAGTACAAGGTGACGACTGAGCTTATAACAATTTAAGGGATAAAAGTTAACACATAAAAGTTGTTTAACCGTAAAAGCAACAAGACTTACCTGAATATGCAAATATGATTTACTAACAAAATCCCAGCGAAAGAAAAATGTCATCTCAAATGTTATGCGGAAAAAGTTGTAAAGAAGGAAAGCTTACCTCTTGTGAAGGACCTAGTGATAAAGTAGTCGGTTCACTCTTTAGCAATGCATGCTCAGATAACTTTATAGCTTTATGGAGTTCCTTTAGGTGTCCCCATTTTGGAAGCCTAGGTAACCCTAAAAGAACCCACCAAATATTTAAATACTCTGGAAGAGAATACACTTACTGACAGATACCATTAAAACAGCTTACCATACTCATCAATTGGAGCTTCATAATCATAACTTGTTGTAATGAAAGGTCCACCTGATGTTCGACCAAAGTTTGTTCCACCATGATACTACACgacagaaacaaaaaaaagtaaatgcTAAGGAACAAAATGACCAAGTAACACATTAAGAAATAAGTTAACTACATGCGTTCAAAAAGATATCTGACACTAGGATTGACTAGCACACCATGTAGTAATTATGTACACTTCCTCCTTTCTGGAAAAATCGAGCAACAGAAAAAGCAACATCTTCTGCTGGCCTGTGAGGGTCTCTTGCCCCAAATGTTTTAAACCTGAAAAAGCAAAATACTGATTGCAGCAAAACTGAACCGAAATCAGATGATCATAAAACGCACGCACACAAAGAACCATATATCCAGGTTATTAATCGAAAATACAAGGAAATAGAACCCTAAAGAAAAAAGAATTGTGAAGGAAACGCCCCTCAATATAAAGTACATATTTGAAAGCAAGATAGTTCCAGTCAAACACGTAATAAGCGTGGTTATCAAAAGGTTCCCGTTGCTCTAAAGCTTTATGTTTCTTCTATAAGATTATGTATCAtcagaaaaaaacaaaatcatatttgATATGCAAGATTACCGAACACATCCAACATGAAACTAATCAACTGAAAcaaacaataaattaaaatattaccaTCCAGGCCAATTTTCAGTCCAAATTTTGGGCTTGTTTGGAGAATTAGGTGTGAATTGATCACAGTAAAAGGAGTTACAAGTATTAATCTGCAACATAGAAGAAACGA
It encodes the following:
- the LOC107931214 gene encoding beta-galactosidase 10 isoform X2 codes for the protein MKIFLLFLLFCFFTSLFNSCFAGNVTYDRRSLIIDGQRKLLISAAIHYPRSVPAMWPGLVQTAKEGGVDVIESYVFWNGHELSPGKYNFEGRYDLVKFVKIVQQAGMYMILRIGPFVAAEWNFGGVPAWLHYVPGTVFRTDNEPFKYYMRNFTTFIVNLMKQEKLFAPQGGPIILAQVENEYGYYEKFYGEGAKRYVTWAARMAVSQNNGVPWIMCQQDDAPEPVINTCNSFYCDQFTPNSPNKPKIWTENWPGWFKTFGARDPHRPAEDVAFSVARFFQKGGSVHNYYMYHGGTNFGRTSGGPFITTSYDYEAPIDEYGLPRLPKWGHLKELHKAIKLSEHALLKSEPTTLSLGPSQEADVYDDGSEVCAAFLANLDDKTDKNVVFRNVSYHLPSWSVSILPDCKNVVFNTAKVGSQASLVEMMPEELMPSVTSPSKGLKALKWDVFVENAGIWGVADFAKNGFVDHINTTKDTTDYLWYTTSIIVGENEEFLKKAGRPVLLIESKGHALHAFVNQELQGSASGSGSHSPFKFESPISLKAGKNEIALLSMTVGLQEGYMNG